In Stutzerimonas stutzeri, a genomic segment contains:
- a CDS encoding HPr family phosphocarrier protein translates to MPSCEITIINKLGLHARAAAKFVGVANQFPCDIRVGRCPASLIDGKSIMAVMMLAASKGTALHLHAEGEREQDALDALIALIENYFEEGE, encoded by the coding sequence ATGCCCTCGTGCGAAATCACCATCATCAACAAGCTGGGGCTGCATGCCCGCGCGGCCGCCAAGTTCGTCGGTGTCGCCAACCAGTTCCCCTGTGATATCCGAGTCGGGCGATGCCCTGCCAGCCTCATCGACGGCAAAAGCATCATGGCCGTGATGATGCTCGCCGCCAGCAAAGGCACCGCTTTGCATCTGCACGCCGAAGGCGAACGGGAGCAGGACGCGCTCGATGCGTTGATCGCGCTGATCGAAAACTATTTCGAAGAAGGCGAATAA
- the rapZ gene encoding RNase adapter RapZ, with the protein MRLIIVSGRSGSGKSTALDVLEDNGFYCIDNLPAGLLPELAERALLHTELLQPQVAVSIDARNLPSQLKRFPELLEDVRARYIQCDVLYLDAADETLLKRFSETRRRHPLTNQNRSLAEAIHDEELLLAPIIDHADLKIDTTHLNLYQLRDTLKLRLLNKPEPGTAFLFESFGFKRGMPVDADLVFDVRCLPNPYWKADLRDFSGLDQPVIDYLATQTDVEEMFQDIFAYLSKWLPRFAASNRAYVTVAIGCTGGHHRSVYLAERLGQALRDSLKNVQVRHRDLA; encoded by the coding sequence ATGCGCCTGATTATCGTCAGTGGCCGCTCTGGGTCGGGCAAAAGCACGGCGCTCGACGTGCTCGAGGATAACGGCTTCTACTGCATCGACAACCTTCCCGCCGGCCTCCTGCCGGAGCTGGCAGAGCGGGCATTGCTGCATACCGAGCTGCTGCAGCCGCAAGTCGCGGTATCCATTGATGCGCGCAATCTGCCGAGCCAGCTGAAGCGCTTCCCGGAACTGCTCGAAGACGTCCGCGCCCGCTATATCCAGTGCGATGTGTTGTATCTCGATGCGGCGGACGAGACGTTACTCAAGCGCTTCTCGGAAACACGTCGGCGACACCCGCTGACCAATCAGAACCGCTCCCTGGCTGAAGCCATTCATGACGAAGAGCTGCTGTTGGCTCCCATCATCGACCACGCCGACCTGAAGATCGACACGACGCACCTGAACCTCTATCAGCTCCGTGACACGCTGAAACTGCGCCTGCTGAACAAACCTGAACCGGGCACGGCGTTTCTCTTCGAATCTTTTGGTTTCAAACGAGGCATGCCGGTAGACGCCGACTTGGTCTTCGACGTGCGCTGCCTGCCCAACCCGTACTGGAAGGCCGACCTGCGTGATTTTTCCGGACTGGATCAGCCCGTCATCGACTACCTCGCGACACAAACGGATGTCGAAGAGATGTTCCAGGATATTTTTGCTTACCTGAGTAAATGGCTTCCGCGTTTCGCCGCCAGCAATCGCGCCTATGTGACGGTAGCCATTGGTTGCACCGGTGGACACCACCGTTCGGTCTATCTGGCTGAGCGACTCGGTCAGGCGCTGCGCGACTCCTTGAAGAACGTCCAGGTCCGCCACCGCGACCTGGCTTAG